A region of Candidatus Liberibacter africanus PTSAPSY DNA encodes the following proteins:
- the bamA gene encoding outer membrane protein assembly factor BamA — protein MYRKTKYFCGFHKLLKRSFSRPLVGFFVFSYVFFAVSVVYGSDSFVVNDIKIRGAVNVSKQIILSHIPITVGKSFSEEDLDSSVKNLYAIGYFSNVKINVVNSVLIINLVEKQIINHLFLSGNDNLKDDNLRLLIHSRDSFGYDEYTVKDDVRIIKEAYASRGYLNVVVNVKKYSISPTRINLTYAIDEGFKTTIDSIRFKGNNSYSQARLKSVISLKTSGFFLFGEEDVYSKERMSYDEESIRKFYYDRGYAAVKVSSRAFFDKAKNSYSILFDIDEGRIYRVGNITIKSTLQDFTKDMLLSLVQTRSGDVYDPRKIEESTENISKNLFFKGKYFVRTNSRINRDFAKGIVDIEYIINYDSPLYIERIEIEGNSQSHDSVIRRELDFSEGDPISLAMIERAKRRIMATGYFSKVNILKLPANVEDRVVLRVIVEQLSSGSIGLSTNYTVNEGTGIEGFIADNNFFGRGYRARISLGVGHYRLRNYVFSFENPYFLGSRISSGFDIRRSSFMEGFLATEGKYGSVYFTFPITEKISTTSSYNYKALKYSSSSMGEIHEIEKMLVNHGEFSGHSISQDIVYNTLDSQVIPREGIFMKSMYDYAGLRGDSKYHLIKYGASYFNLLSDNYDIVGSLKFGYSRVIPVDKNLQVFDQLSTSSDVLRGFADRGIGPRVNGYAIGGNTSFSASASVSFPMPIINPQVGLRGVFFVDSATLYGNDFHLDISKNKLEGNDSFWRVATGAEIAWDSPIGAISLYYGIPLRKQSYDTTMRWGIQIGNRFR, from the coding sequence GTGTATAGAAAGACAAAATATTTTTGTGGATTTCACAAGTTATTGAAACGATCTTTTTCAAGACCTTTGGTAGGTTTTTTTGTTTTTTCATATGTTTTTTTCGCCGTTTCAGTAGTTTATGGATCAGATTCATTTGTTGTTAATGATATTAAGATTCGTGGTGCTGTAAATGTAAGTAAACAGATAATTTTATCTCATATTCCTATAACTGTTGGAAAATCTTTTTCTGAGGAAGATTTAGATTCTTCTGTGAAGAATCTGTATGCTATAGGATATTTTTCTAATGTAAAAATCAATGTTGTAAATTCTGTTCTAATTATAAATTTAGTAGAGAAGCAAATTATCAATCATCTTTTTTTAAGTGGAAATGATAATTTAAAAGACGATAATTTAAGGCTTTTAATTCATTCTCGAGATTCTTTTGGATATGATGAATATACTGTAAAGGATGATGTGCGCATAATAAAGGAAGCATATGCGTCTAGAGGGTATTTGAATGTTGTGGTAAATGTGAAGAAATATTCTATTTCTCCGACGCGTATCAATCTTACTTATGCTATTGACGAGGGTTTTAAAACAACAATAGATTCGATTAGATTCAAGGGTAATAACAGTTATTCGCAGGCTAGATTAAAGTCTGTTATTTCGCTAAAAACATCGGGGTTTTTCCTCTTTGGTGAGGAGGATGTTTACAGCAAAGAGCGAATGAGTTACGACGAAGAATCTATTAGAAAATTCTATTATGACAGAGGTTATGCTGCAGTTAAGGTGTCATCGCGGGCTTTTTTTGATAAAGCGAAAAATAGTTATAGTATTCTTTTTGATATTGACGAAGGTAGAATTTATAGAGTTGGTAATATTACTATTAAATCTACTCTACAAGATTTTACGAAGGATATGTTACTTTCGTTGGTTCAGACTAGATCTGGTGATGTATATGATCCGCGGAAGATTGAAGAAAGCACTGAGAATATTTCGAAGAATTTGTTTTTTAAAGGTAAATATTTTGTTCGTACAAATTCGCGGATTAATCGGGATTTTGCAAAAGGTATAGTAGATATTGAATATATTATTAATTATGATTCTCCTTTATACATAGAGCGGATAGAAATTGAGGGAAATAGTCAATCGCATGATTCTGTGATTCGTCGTGAGCTTGATTTTAGTGAGGGTGATCCAATTAGTTTAGCTATGATTGAGCGTGCTAAGCGTCGGATTATGGCTACGGGTTATTTTTCTAAAGTAAATATTTTAAAATTGCCAGCAAATGTAGAAGATCGTGTTGTTCTAAGGGTGATTGTAGAGCAATTGAGTTCTGGTTCTATAGGTTTGTCTACTAATTATACAGTGAACGAAGGTACAGGTATAGAAGGGTTTATTGCAGACAATAACTTTTTTGGACGGGGGTATAGAGCTCGTATATCGTTAGGTGTTGGACATTATCGATTAAGAAACTATGTTTTTAGTTTTGAGAATCCTTATTTTCTAGGAAGTAGGATATCTTCTGGTTTTGATATTAGAAGATCTAGTTTTATGGAAGGTTTTCTTGCAACAGAAGGTAAATATGGTTCTGTGTATTTTACGTTTCCTATTACTGAAAAAATATCAACGACTTCTAGTTATAATTATAAAGCTCTCAAGTATAGTAGTTCGTCAATGGGAGAGATCCATGAGATAGAGAAAATGTTAGTGAATCATGGCGAATTCAGCGGTCATTCCATATCTCAAGATATTGTCTACAATACTTTAGATAGCCAGGTGATTCCACGTGAAGGCATATTTATGAAATCTATGTATGATTATGCAGGATTGAGAGGAGACTCTAAGTATCATCTAATCAAATATGGAGCCTCGTATTTTAATCTTCTGTCAGATAATTATGATATTGTAGGTTCTTTAAAATTTGGATATAGCCGTGTTATTCCTGTTGATAAAAATTTGCAAGTTTTTGATCAATTGTCAACAAGTTCGGATGTTTTGAGGGGATTCGCAGACAGAGGCATAGGTCCGCGTGTAAATGGCTATGCGATTGGAGGTAACACCTCTTTTTCTGCAAGTGCATCAGTTAGTTTCCCTATGCCAATTATTAATCCGCAGGTTGGTTTGCGGGGTGTGTTTTTTGTTGATTCGGCTACTCTTTATGGGAATGATTTTCATTTGGATATAAGTAAAAATAAGTTAGAGGGGAATGATTCCTTCTGGCGTGTTGCTACTGGGGCTGAAATAGCATGGGATTCTCCAATCGGGGCGATAAGTCTTTATTACGGGATACCATTGCGCAAACAATCTTACGATACGACTATGCGTTGGGGTATTCAAATTGGTAATCGTTTTAGGTGA
- a CDS encoding M50 family metallopeptidase produces MFGLDYLLLYIGSISIIVFAHEFGHYIVARLCNIRVMSFSIGFGPEIFGITDRSGTRWKISYIPLGGYVSFSEDEKDPRSFVCSALWKKSVTVLAGPFINYVMAILFFAFFFYNTAVIDPVVFKVFPGTPASIFGIKVKDRIVSLDGTAVSTSEDVAFYIRKNQLREVEFVLQREHVGIITLKVTPRLQDFIDQFNVKHKIPTIGILFDSGNLHYRTVLQSFSRSLNEVISITIKSFSGLIHIFSGDVKVHSIHGPVGIAKVAKKFAEYGFNSYIEFLAIFSWVTGFMNLLPIPILDGGNFMIFLFEMIRGKPLKVSTVRFITKIGCSFILFLLFLGISNDIYGLLW; encoded by the coding sequence ATGTTTGGGTTAGATTATTTATTGTTATATATAGGATCTATTTCAATTATCGTTTTTGCACATGAATTTGGACATTATATAGTAGCACGTTTGTGTAATATAAGAGTAATGTCTTTTTCTATCGGATTTGGACCAGAGATTTTTGGAATAACTGATCGTTCTGGTACGCGTTGGAAGATTTCTTATATTCCTTTGGGAGGATACGTTTCTTTTTCAGAAGATGAGAAAGACCCGCGCTCTTTTGTTTGTTCTGCATTATGGAAAAAAAGTGTAACTGTGTTGGCTGGTCCATTCATAAATTATGTGATGGCTATTTTGTTTTTTGCGTTTTTTTTCTATAATACTGCTGTAATAGATCCAGTTGTATTTAAAGTTTTTCCGGGCACTCCTGCTTCTATTTTTGGTATTAAGGTTAAAGATCGTATAGTGTCTCTTGACGGAACAGCTGTCTCGACATCGGAAGATGTAGCATTTTATATAAGGAAAAATCAGTTGCGAGAGGTAGAGTTCGTATTGCAACGCGAGCATGTTGGAATTATTACATTAAAGGTAACGCCTCGTCTGCAAGATTTTATTGATCAATTTAACGTGAAACATAAAATTCCAACGATTGGAATTTTGTTTGATTCTGGCAATTTACACTATAGAACAGTCTTGCAATCCTTTTCAAGGTCTTTGAATGAGGTTATTTCAATCACAATAAAATCTTTTAGTGGATTGATTCATATCTTTTCAGGAGACGTGAAAGTACACTCAATACATGGGCCGGTGGGGATAGCAAAGGTTGCAAAAAAATTTGCTGAATATGGCTTTAATTCTTATATAGAATTCTTGGCTATTTTTTCTTGGGTCACGGGTTTTATGAATTTGTTGCCTATTCCTATTCTAGATGGTGGAAATTTTATGATTTTTCTTTTTGAGATGATAAGAGGTAAGCCTCTTAAAGTTTCTACTGTGAGGTTTATTACAAAAATTGGATGTTCGTTTATTTTATTTTTATTGTTTCTAGGGATTAGTAATGACATTTATGGCTTATTATGGTGA
- a CDS encoding phosphatidate cytidylyltransferase: MSQELRLRIVTGFVIACSFILISLIGGIWFRLWAIMMSLCIYYEWEHITSSISLSLCEKIIGCIAFFIIFFMVVAGFFKASFVLLVLYFFIDWMVSIIKKRHFWHSLGIIYSVLPSIALSYLRGDNDEGLFIVLFVFSVVWATDVFAYIIGRFIGGPKIAPKISPKKTWSGSIGGGIGAVGVGIVFFSLLDDNCFQLACILSLILSISCQLGDFFESYIKRHFGVKQSGWFLPGHGGIMDRFDGLIFACLLMSVFSFMGR, from the coding sequence ATGTCACAAGAACTAAGATTGAGAATTGTCACTGGATTTGTGATTGCATGTAGTTTTATCTTGATATCTTTGATAGGCGGCATATGGTTTCGTCTTTGGGCGATCATGATGAGTCTGTGTATTTATTATGAATGGGAGCATATTACCAGTTCAATTTCTTTAAGTTTGTGTGAAAAAATTATCGGATGTATCGCTTTTTTTATTATATTTTTTATGGTAGTTGCGGGGTTTTTCAAGGCGTCTTTTGTTCTTTTGGTTTTATATTTTTTTATAGATTGGATGGTTTCAATTATAAAGAAACGACATTTTTGGCATTCGCTAGGTATTATATATTCAGTATTACCATCAATAGCACTCTCGTATCTTCGCGGGGATAATGATGAGGGGCTTTTTATAGTACTTTTTGTTTTTTCTGTAGTGTGGGCGACTGATGTTTTTGCATATATTATTGGGCGTTTTATAGGTGGTCCTAAAATAGCACCTAAGATATCTCCTAAAAAGACGTGGTCCGGGTCTATTGGTGGAGGGATAGGAGCGGTTGGTGTTGGTATAGTTTTCTTTTCTTTATTAGATGATAATTGTTTTCAATTAGCATGTATTCTCTCCTTAATTCTTTCTATATCATGCCAATTAGGCGATTTTTTTGAGTCCTATATTAAAAGGCACTTCGGTGTTAAACAATCAGGATGGTTTTTACCAGGGCATGGTGGTATAATGGACAGGTTTGATGGATTGATTTTTGCTTGTTTGCTTATGTCGGTCTTTTCTTTTATGGGAAGATAG